From Paenibacillus segetis, one genomic window encodes:
- a CDS encoding ABC transporter permease has product MNKTVMQCKAELLRIFRNPYYVFWSLLMPILFYFIFTRIVNTGNGDPKLWQAHYLMSMTTFSVMGSSIMTLGIRLVQERTEGWATFMRITPLPGRIYFLGKMFGQTMMHIFSIILIFLAGYLMNGVSLSAYQWITCGLWILIGSLPFLAIGTLIGAMKRVDTASGVSNAVYMVLAVAGGMWMPIEVLPKLMQHISTWLPSYNYGNGAWQIVRGQSPEWSNVIISLGYLVIFMILSTYIRKKQEAV; this is encoded by the coding sequence ATGAATAAGACCGTGATGCAATGTAAAGCTGAGCTACTAAGGATATTTCGAAATCCTTATTACGTCTTCTGGTCTCTGCTGATGCCCATATTGTTCTACTTTATTTTCACCCGTATCGTAAACACAGGAAACGGTGACCCCAAACTGTGGCAAGCACACTACCTCATGTCGATGACAACGTTCAGTGTCATGGGTTCATCCATTATGACGCTTGGAATAAGGCTTGTTCAGGAACGTACAGAAGGCTGGGCTACCTTTATGCGGATTACCCCATTGCCGGGACGCATTTATTTTCTAGGTAAAATGTTCGGTCAAACGATGATGCATATTTTCTCGATTATTCTAATATTTCTTGCTGGTTACTTAATGAACGGAGTCTCATTGTCAGCTTATCAATGGATTACCTGTGGTCTATGGATTCTTATCGGCTCCCTTCCCTTCCTCGCCATCGGTACACTCATTGGTGCGATGAAACGGGTGGATACCGCCAGTGGTGTCAGCAACGCAGTCTATATGGTATTGGCAGTAGCGGGAGGTATGTGGATGCCTATTGAGGTATTACCAAAACTCATGCAGCATATTAGCACATGGCTTCCATCCTACAATTACGGAAATGGAGCATGGCAGATCGTCCGTGGGCAATCCCCAGAGTGGAGCAACGTCATTATTTCACTGGGCTACCTTGTTATTTTTATGATATTATCCACGTATATCCGAAAAAAACAGGAAGCGGTGTAA
- a CDS encoding ABC transporter ATP-binding protein — protein MEVVVEMKQISKSFKEKKAVDNISFNIQKGSIVAILGPNGAGKTTTLSMMLGMLEPTQGDVKIFGRHPKDIAVREKIGAMLQQVSVIDRLKVREVLELFRSYYPHPMEMEYLINLTGLTPSDLNRYAEKLSGGQKRCLSFALALAGNPDLIFFDEPTVGLDTTARRRFWDSIRQLSNQGKTVVFTTHYLQEADDAADRILLISRGTLVADGTPEEIKARIVKRSLSFLSDQDSPEFRRQLQALPDISECYDKDGRIHVTTDDTDSALAAIFIGRLPVRDVRIDQGRLDEAFEQLTQNQEEAV, from the coding sequence ATGGAAGTCGTTGTGGAAATGAAGCAAATCAGCAAATCCTTCAAGGAAAAAAAGGCTGTCGACAATATCAGTTTTAATATTCAAAAAGGTTCTATCGTAGCAATCCTAGGCCCAAACGGCGCAGGAAAAACTACGACCCTATCCATGATGCTAGGCATGCTGGAGCCAACCCAAGGAGACGTAAAGATATTTGGGCGACACCCCAAGGATATCGCAGTACGTGAGAAGATTGGCGCTATGCTACAGCAGGTTAGTGTCATTGACCGCCTAAAGGTACGTGAAGTTCTCGAACTGTTTCGCAGTTATTATCCGCACCCTATGGAAATGGAATATCTGATCAACCTAACCGGCCTAACTCCAAGCGATTTGAATCGATATGCCGAGAAGCTATCTGGTGGACAGAAGCGTTGTTTAAGCTTTGCACTCGCATTAGCAGGTAATCCTGACTTAATATTTTTTGATGAGCCTACGGTAGGCTTAGACACCACAGCACGACGTAGATTCTGGGATAGCATCCGCCAATTATCCAATCAAGGTAAAACCGTTGTATTCACAACTCACTATCTGCAAGAAGCCGACGATGCGGCTGACCGTATCCTTCTCATCAGTCGTGGTACCCTCGTCGCTGACGGAACACCTGAAGAGATCAAAGCTCGAATTGTGAAGCGGTCCCTTTCATTTCTGTCTGATCAGGATAGTCCTGAATTTAGACGGCAGCTACAGGCTCTACCTGATATATCAGAGTGCTACGATAAGGACGGTAGAATTCATGTAACGACTGACGATACGGATTCAGCGCTAGCTGCTATTTTTATTGGAAGATTACCTGTACGTGATGTACGAATTGATCAAGGACGTCTTGATGAAGCTTTTGAGCAATTGACCCAGAATCAAGAGGAGGCCGTTTAA
- a CDS encoding ferredoxin — protein MGKYVVVKKEDCTSCGSCISVAPDIFDLDYDMLAEVIYEGDSNRGITSIADDLIDELEEAMDSCPSECIFLAAVPFA, from the coding sequence ATGGGGAAATATGTAGTTGTGAAAAAAGAGGATTGTACTTCGTGCGGTTCCTGTATTTCTGTAGCCCCGGACATCTTTGATCTAGATTATGACATGCTGGCTGAAGTGATTTACGAAGGGGATAGTAATCGTGGGATCACTAGTATTGCTGATGATTTAATTGATGAACTAGAGGAGGCCATGGACAGCTGCCCAAGTGAATGTATATTTCTAGCTGCGGTCCCTTTTGCGTAA
- a CDS encoding MBL fold metallo-hydrolase — translation MKLQLVRHATLWLNYGGLQFLIDPMLGEAGAYPPITNSANDKRNPLVPLPLSVDHWLNPDAVIVTHLHNDHWDPEAVEKLPKSTPILCQLGDDSVFHSAGFEQVIPIVDQLNRLGVILTRTGGRHGEGEIGQLMGNVSGFILQADGEPTLYIAGDTIWCPEVRSAVDTYHPDMTIVNAGGARFTVGDPITMDDHDVVSLCRYAPDTNVIAVHMDAINHCLVTRSDLLRRLELEKLTHQVLIPEDGQWIE, via the coding sequence TTGAAACTTCAACTCGTAAGACATGCTACCCTTTGGCTCAATTACGGAGGATTACAGTTTCTGATTGACCCGATGCTTGGAGAAGCAGGAGCATACCCTCCCATTACTAACTCGGCAAATGACAAACGGAATCCACTGGTTCCACTTCCATTATCCGTGGATCATTGGCTGAATCCGGACGCTGTAATCGTAACTCATCTGCATAACGACCATTGGGATCCCGAAGCAGTCGAGAAATTACCCAAATCAACCCCCATCCTGTGCCAGCTTGGAGATGATTCCGTGTTCCATTCTGCTGGATTTGAACAGGTCATTCCTATCGTCGATCAATTGAATAGACTAGGTGTTATTTTGACTCGAACTGGAGGTCGACATGGGGAGGGCGAGATCGGACAACTCATGGGAAATGTCTCGGGATTTATTCTTCAAGCAGATGGAGAGCCTACGCTGTACATTGCTGGGGATACAATTTGGTGCCCAGAAGTTCGCAGTGCTGTTGATACCTATCATCCTGACATGACGATCGTTAACGCTGGAGGTGCAAGATTCACGGTTGGTGACCCTATTACAATGGATGATCATGATGTAGTATCCTTATGTCGTTACGCACCGGACACAAATGTTATCGCCGTACACATGGATGCCATCAATCACTGCCTTGTCACACGTTCTGATTTGCTTCGTCGTCTTGAACTAGAGAAGCTGACACATCAGGTCTTAATTCCTGAAGACGGACAGTGGATAGAATGA
- a CDS encoding Lrp/AsnC family transcriptional regulator encodes MNHPMIDETDLAILQLLLEDANLSYKEIGQMVHMTGQAVGARVRKLEDLGIIEGYTLRWNPERLGLVVRAFVTVFMKSGLAHQSFQDYITDKDSVTEVHRVSGEGCYWMSVRVDTLARLNELLDGLLQFGNYKVSLSIGQVK; translated from the coding sequence ATGAATCATCCTATGATTGACGAGACCGATCTGGCTATTCTTCAGCTATTGCTGGAGGATGCAAATCTTTCGTATAAAGAGATTGGGCAAATGGTTCACATGACGGGGCAAGCAGTGGGGGCACGTGTACGTAAACTGGAAGACCTTGGTATAATTGAGGGATATACACTTCGTTGGAATCCTGAGCGTCTTGGTTTGGTGGTTCGTGCTTTTGTGACGGTATTCATGAAGTCAGGCTTGGCTCATCAATCTTTTCAGGATTATATTACCGACAAAGATAGTGTGACAGAAGTACATCGTGTAAGTGGCGAAGGGTGCTACTGGATGTCAGTCCGAGTGGACACTCTGGCCCGGTTAAACGAACTTCTAGACGGTTTGCTGCAGTTTGGAAATTATAAGGTTAGCTTGTCCATAGGTCAGGTGAAATAG
- a CDS encoding ABC transporter permease, with product MRTFLRVLSAESLKMSKSHLWLVTIASPLIAMLIGLLERAPEGIDPWPILVSSMSLIHGMLFLPIMAGLFSAFICRYEHTGGGWKQLLVLPVSRTAVYLAKFTVVMALLALCQLIFLICMLFVSWSLAFSYPIPWSMISISVIGGWIACMPLAALQLGVSLGWASFAAPLALNVSLTIPNMLILNSDKIGPFYPWAQPLLAMIPHGEMDFGAFNLPFQSLIITILGSFVLFLAAGIMYFRRKEI from the coding sequence ATGAGGACTTTTCTAAGAGTACTATCTGCTGAATCACTGAAAATGTCCAAGTCACATCTTTGGCTCGTGACTATCGCCAGCCCCCTGATCGCCATGTTGATTGGACTTCTTGAGAGAGCCCCCGAAGGGATAGATCCTTGGCCAATTCTGGTCTCTAGTATGTCATTGATCCATGGCATGCTGTTCTTGCCAATTATGGCTGGTTTGTTCTCCGCATTCATTTGCCGATATGAACATACGGGTGGGGGTTGGAAGCAACTCCTCGTTCTCCCCGTCTCGCGTACCGCCGTTTATTTAGCCAAATTCACCGTTGTTATGGCTTTATTAGCGCTATGCCAATTGATCTTTCTGATCTGCATGTTATTCGTTAGCTGGTCCTTAGCGTTTTCATATCCGATACCTTGGAGCATGATCTCCATTAGTGTCATTGGAGGCTGGATCGCCTGTATGCCGCTTGCAGCACTTCAACTTGGGGTTTCACTCGGTTGGGCTAGTTTCGCGGCCCCGTTAGCACTCAATGTTTCGCTAACTATTCCCAATATGCTAATCCTCAACTCAGATAAAATCGGTCCGTTCTATCCCTGGGCGCAACCCCTTCTGGCAATGATCCCTCATGGAGAGATGGATTTTGGCGCCTTCAATCTTCCATTTCAAAGTCTGATCATTACGATACTCGGCAGCTTTGTACTGTTCCTTGCCGCTGGGATCATGTACTTCCGTCGCAAAGAGATATAG
- a CDS encoding ABC transporter permease: MMIRSLSADFLKIRKKGIWFLVFLAPIGIIAMQALNFGLRFDYMKQQYADDLWGGLITNISFFVPISLYLGCTLIASLVANVEHQMSSWKQLLALPISRTAVFSAKFTLCVILLSVSCILLSLATIILGLAFGFGFSFPLIADTIKLGFFPFFAALPMLALQLWLSLSFRNQALPVSLGVTAALVSPFAGTLSEWFPLNWPAMGYAGPNNAWFISAGLCLGFIIMFIGLVHFNRKDVD, translated from the coding sequence ATGATGATTCGCTCATTATCAGCGGACTTCCTGAAGATTCGTAAGAAAGGGATTTGGTTCCTAGTCTTTCTAGCTCCCATCGGCATTATCGCTATGCAGGCGCTCAATTTCGGACTCCGCTTCGATTATATGAAGCAACAATATGCCGATGATCTGTGGGGAGGTTTAATCACTAATATTTCATTTTTCGTCCCCATTTCCCTGTATCTCGGCTGTACACTCATCGCTTCATTAGTAGCCAATGTCGAGCATCAAATGAGCTCTTGGAAACAATTACTCGCCCTGCCGATTTCACGAACCGCCGTCTTCAGCGCAAAATTCACGCTATGCGTTATTCTATTATCCGTTTCTTGCATCCTACTGTCGCTTGCAACGATAATACTCGGATTGGCTTTTGGCTTTGGGTTTTCTTTTCCGCTAATCGCCGATACGATCAAACTGGGTTTCTTCCCTTTTTTCGCGGCGCTACCAATGCTAGCTCTTCAGCTCTGGCTCTCGCTGAGCTTCCGAAATCAGGCCTTGCCAGTTTCATTAGGGGTGACTGCTGCACTTGTCTCCCCATTCGCTGGGACTTTGTCAGAATGGTTCCCGCTCAATTGGCCGGCGATGGGATATGCAGGTCCTAATAACGCATGGTTTATTTCTGCTGGGCTTTGTCTTGGATTCATCATTATGTTCATCGGATTGGTTCACTTCAATCGAAAGGATGTGGATTAA
- a CDS encoding ABC transporter ATP-binding protein: MSEMIIQTKNLTKKYRGRAAVNGLNLEIAKGDIYGFLGPNGAGKTTTIRMLLGLIQPTEGTIRVFGQDLRKDKLDILRRIGSLVEYPSYYGHLNAIDNLEAIRRILGVPKSRIDEVLDIVSLSKEAHRPVKGYSLGMKQRLGIAASLLGNPELLILDEPTNGLDPSGIQEIRELIKSLPGQHGITVLISSHLLGEIEQMANTVGIISQGEMVFQNTIQNLLLQSIHDMELVVTEPESALWLARDLGAVGTLQGGTLTFPGMQDPQVALLVKRLVENGHEIYRVEQKKKSLENIFMQVIGEGGVQ, encoded by the coding sequence GTGAGTGAAATGATCATTCAAACAAAGAATTTGACTAAAAAATACCGTGGACGCGCCGCTGTAAACGGCTTAAATCTTGAAATCGCTAAAGGTGATATCTATGGGTTCCTCGGACCTAACGGAGCAGGTAAAACGACCACCATCCGCATGCTGCTTGGTCTGATTCAGCCTACAGAAGGAACGATTCGAGTATTCGGCCAGGATCTACGTAAAGACAAATTAGATATTCTACGCCGGATTGGGTCACTGGTGGAGTACCCTTCCTACTATGGCCACTTGAACGCAATTGACAATCTTGAAGCGATTCGCCGAATCTTAGGTGTACCAAAATCGCGTATTGATGAAGTGCTCGATATCGTTTCCTTAAGTAAGGAAGCACATCGTCCGGTCAAAGGATACTCCCTTGGCATGAAACAACGGTTAGGCATTGCGGCCTCTCTGCTGGGTAATCCCGAGCTACTTATACTAGACGAACCGACGAACGGCCTGGACCCGTCGGGTATTCAAGAAATTCGCGAGCTCATTAAGAGTCTACCAGGACAACACGGTATTACAGTGTTAATATCCAGCCACTTGTTAGGAGAAATAGAACAAATGGCTAATACGGTCGGCATTATTTCTCAAGGGGAAATGGTCTTCCAGAATACTATTCAGAACCTGTTGCTCCAGTCTATTCACGATATGGAGCTGGTCGTCACGGAACCTGAGTCAGCCCTATGGTTAGCTCGCGACCTAGGAGCAGTCGGAACGCTGCAAGGAGGAACTCTAACCTTCCCTGGAATGCAAGATCCGCAGGTTGCTCTTCTGGTTAAACGACTGGTAGAAAACGGACATGAAATCTATCGTGTCGAGCAAAAGAAAAAATCACTAGAAAATATATTCATGCAGGTGATCGGGGAGGGAGGAGTCCAATGA
- a CDS encoding sensor histidine kinase, whose protein sequence is MKLKPRKKLRSSLLTRFILIIAAALLFIPVLIPFSLLASWGINRILYPPIPIVENRIYQSSAKLETIWHNEALALATSTPEDINKRLEELKQKYPDASLFWVDSEGTTRLQLPKQAALPTNWSIEDTIAFMKQRVNSDPLTIVAFIGDHQETKKGFMVFELPRKFLKQTVASQPSDVRIYIGLFSLMLISFILLSYLFFRDIRRRLLRLEAAMTYTGENGVPTPIQEGRPDEIGRLETAFNHMVDDLNGSRMREHEEEELRKSLISNLSHDLRTPLTVLASHLYSISKEPLSEQGQKSLSLMESKIGDLDGLIDHLLSYNLLSSGRYALSLKRQDILRIVRESAAAWYPVWEKSGIEADIELPDDEPLHWNVDEPGLRRVLDNLFQNLVRHASTGGYVGISVKKWQGRTALVISDHGPGMGSSSPAKGAGLGLPIVDLLLREMGLVRDTESSSEGTSIYIYPVEF, encoded by the coding sequence ATGAAACTAAAACCAAGAAAGAAATTGCGCAGCTCGTTACTGACCAGGTTTATCCTGATTATTGCTGCGGCACTCCTATTTATACCTGTCCTTATTCCGTTCAGCCTTCTGGCTTCTTGGGGTATCAACCGTATACTTTATCCCCCTATCCCAATCGTGGAGAATAGAATCTATCAATCCTCGGCAAAGCTTGAAACTATATGGCACAATGAAGCCCTGGCACTCGCTACTTCAACACCGGAAGATATAAACAAACGACTAGAAGAGTTGAAACAAAAATATCCCGACGCTTCTCTCTTCTGGGTCGATTCGGAAGGGACAACTCGCCTTCAATTACCTAAGCAAGCAGCGTTACCTACGAATTGGTCCATTGAAGACACCATTGCTTTCATGAAGCAAAGGGTCAACTCCGATCCATTAACCATTGTTGCCTTTATCGGTGATCATCAAGAAACAAAAAAAGGATTCATGGTATTTGAGTTACCACGTAAGTTTTTGAAACAAACCGTAGCAAGTCAGCCTAGCGATGTTCGTATTTATATAGGTTTATTCTCATTAATGCTGATATCCTTCATTCTCTTATCCTACCTCTTCTTCCGCGATATCCGACGGCGTTTACTAAGGCTCGAAGCAGCCATGACCTATACGGGGGAGAATGGCGTTCCTACCCCTATCCAAGAGGGCAGACCGGACGAGATCGGTCGCTTGGAGACGGCATTTAACCATATGGTTGACGATTTGAATGGTAGCCGAATGCGGGAGCATGAGGAAGAAGAACTTCGTAAAAGCCTCATCAGCAATCTTTCTCATGATTTACGGACTCCGTTAACGGTTCTAGCCAGTCATCTCTATTCCATCTCCAAAGAACCATTATCAGAGCAGGGACAAAAATCACTTTCCCTCATGGAGTCTAAGATCGGGGATCTTGACGGACTCATCGATCACTTGTTGTCCTATAATTTACTCTCCAGTGGTCGATATGCCCTATCTCTAAAGAGACAAGACATACTGCGAATCGTACGTGAGAGTGCGGCTGCTTGGTATCCCGTCTGGGAAAAGTCAGGTATTGAAGCCGATATTGAGCTCCCCGATGACGAACCCCTACATTGGAATGTGGACGAACCGGGACTTCGCCGCGTGCTCGATAACTTATTCCAGAACCTCGTGCGTCACGCTAGCACGGGTGGTTATGTAGGAATTTCCGTAAAGAAATGGCAAGGAAGAACAGCACTGGTCATCTCTGATCACGGCCCAGGTATGGGTTCAAGTTCTCCCGCCAAAGGTGCCGGGCTGGGGCTACCCATTGTTGACTTGTTGCTGCGCGAAATGGGGCTCGTTCGAGATACGGAATCATCAAGTGAGGGGACTTCGATCTATATATATCCGGTTGAGTTCTAG
- a CDS encoding response regulator transcription factor, whose product MNNTTNIHLLYIEDDPEIGDWVCRNLQERGYVVTWLTSGDRALEEATSCQLVILDVMLPGLDGFTVGQRLKKQSPLLPVLMLSARSSIDDKLQGLQFADDYLTKPFHPDELVARIEVLLRRTGSPSPEPLKIKHLLFHEKENIIVNQDTGEEIVLTGKQFYIFSYLLRHMGQIMTKEQIYEAVWGESYLDGDKTLMVHIRHLREKIERDPAVPEIIETIRGIGYRVRS is encoded by the coding sequence ATGAATAATACAACGAATATACATTTGCTATATATAGAAGACGATCCTGAAATCGGTGACTGGGTCTGCCGGAATCTACAAGAGCGAGGTTACGTAGTAACATGGCTCACGAGTGGCGATCGTGCTCTGGAGGAAGCTACCTCCTGCCAATTGGTCATCTTAGATGTCATGCTCCCCGGACTCGATGGATTTACGGTTGGGCAACGTCTTAAGAAACAATCCCCTCTGCTCCCCGTGCTAATGTTATCTGCTCGGAGTTCGATTGATGATAAGTTGCAGGGGCTTCAGTTTGCTGATGACTATTTGACCAAACCTTTTCACCCTGATGAATTGGTCGCACGTATTGAGGTGCTATTAAGAAGAACAGGATCTCCATCACCTGAGCCGCTCAAAATCAAGCATCTGCTCTTTCATGAGAAGGAGAATATAATTGTGAATCAAGATACTGGAGAAGAAATTGTCTTAACCGGTAAACAATTTTATATTTTTAGCTATTTATTACGCCACATGGGGCAAATCATGACGAAAGAGCAAATCTATGAGGCGGTATGGGGAGAGTCTTATCTGGATGGAGACAAAACCTTAATGGTGCATATTCGTCATTTACGGGAAAAAATTGAACGCGATCCGGCCGTTCCCGAGATTATCGAGACGATACGTGGGATCGGTTATAGGGTGAGGTCATGA
- a CDS encoding DUF1858 domain-containing protein — MSNSIDLRKTVYELCSADPKIMDMMVELGFEQLALPGMLQSAGRFMTIPKGAKLKKIKLEHIKSTFRANGYEIEE, encoded by the coding sequence ATGAGTAATAGCATCGATTTGCGTAAAACCGTATACGAGTTATGTTCAGCCGATCCCAAAATCATGGACATGATGGTAGAGCTCGGTTTTGAGCAATTAGCCTTGCCTGGCATGCTGCAGAGTGCCGGACGTTTCATGACTATTCCCAAGGGAGCTAAGCTTAAGAAAATTAAACTTGAACATATTAAATCGACATTCCGAGCGAACGGTTATGAGATAGAGGAATAG
- a CDS encoding DUF438 domain-containing protein: MSELINNREYLVPEQGRRQEMLKEIMKDLHAGKSVDEVKARFQEAVGDVTVEEISAMEHALMEEEGIPVSEVQRLCSVHTAIFKGSIEEIHRSSKPEDQPGHPVHTFKLENREIERLVNFKLQLHSDKFRVEDSTEMIYKLLDDLNLLLDIDKHYSRKENLLFPYLEKYGIYGPTKVMWGVDDGIRAMIKEVKGKLMNYDGDKETLSIDLARIISEVNEMIFKEENILIPMALGKLTEDEWVKIAEESELIGFCLATPESKWIPERVPMVGVESGEVVESDEQGDAKQMRQGFVKFDTGILSMKQLEAVMNHLPIDLTFIDEHDVVRYFSHGKERIFARTKAVIGRTVQNCHPPQSVHIVNELLADFKSGKKDSEDFWIAMGDKFIYIRYFAIRDAEAQYMGTLEFTQNIAPIRALEGQKRIMS, translated from the coding sequence ATGAGCGAATTGATCAATAATCGCGAGTATTTGGTACCAGAGCAAGGTCGTCGTCAAGAGATGCTGAAGGAAATCATGAAGGATCTGCACGCAGGGAAAAGTGTTGATGAGGTGAAGGCGCGTTTTCAGGAAGCTGTGGGTGACGTAACTGTCGAGGAGATCTCCGCGATGGAGCATGCTTTAATGGAAGAAGAAGGAATACCGGTATCTGAAGTGCAGCGGTTGTGCTCCGTGCATACGGCCATTTTCAAAGGATCAATTGAAGAGATTCATCGTTCGTCGAAGCCGGAGGATCAACCCGGGCATCCGGTGCATACGTTCAAACTAGAGAATCGTGAAATCGAACGGTTAGTTAATTTCAAGCTGCAATTGCATAGTGACAAGTTCCGCGTAGAAGATAGCACCGAAATGATTTATAAATTACTGGATGATTTGAACCTCTTGTTAGATATCGATAAGCATTATAGCCGTAAGGAGAACTTATTGTTCCCCTACTTAGAGAAATACGGCATTTATGGGCCTACGAAGGTGATGTGGGGCGTTGATGATGGAATTCGCGCGATGATTAAAGAAGTTAAAGGCAAATTAATGAACTATGATGGGGATAAGGAAACCTTAAGCATTGATTTAGCCCGTATTATTTCAGAAGTCAATGAAATGATTTTTAAAGAAGAGAACATTTTGATACCAATGGCACTAGGGAAATTGACTGAAGATGAGTGGGTCAAGATTGCGGAAGAGAGTGAACTAATTGGCTTTTGCCTCGCAACTCCCGAGTCGAAATGGATTCCAGAGCGGGTTCCAATGGTAGGCGTGGAATCAGGCGAAGTGGTAGAATCGGACGAACAAGGTGACGCGAAGCAGATGCGTCAAGGCTTCGTCAAGTTCGACACGGGCATATTATCTATGAAGCAGTTGGAAGCGGTAATGAACCACCTACCCATTGACTTAACCTTCATTGATGAGCATGATGTTGTACGTTATTTCTCACACGGTAAAGAACGGATATTTGCCCGGACCAAAGCAGTGATCGGACGGACGGTACAGAACTGTCATCCACCGCAAAGTGTGCATATCGTGAATGAACTACTAGCTGATTTTAAATCGGGTAAAAAGGATAGTGAGGATTTCTGGATCGCGATGGGTGATAAATTTATCTATATTCGTTATTTTGCTATTCGGGATGCTGAAGCCCAATATATGGGAACTTTGGAGTTCACGCAAAATATTGCCCCGATCCGTGCACTAGAAGGGCAGAAGCGGATTATGTCCTAA
- a CDS encoding ROK family glucokinase, translated as MSEKIYIGVDLGGTAIKVGICNEEGQLLHTYEGPTETEKGSDTVVNNIEKYVRLIVEQSPFDWEQVAGVGAGVAGFTNVREGIIIFAPNVGLKDLHIREILEERLGKPIKIDNDANVAALGEAWGGAGKGIDNCVCYTLGTGVGGGIIINGKIYQGFSGFAGELGHVSVVPDLEAIQCGCGQMGCLETVSSATGIIRMAKDAVARGDRTSLALVENIMAKDVFDAAKEGDEAAIRIVNRAAFYIGKSLAAVAAVLNPEVFIIGGGVSKAGDILFDEIRSVFAKLTPAPIQEGLKIVPATLGNDAGMVGAAGLFIRS; from the coding sequence ATGTCTGAAAAAATCTACATTGGCGTTGATCTAGGCGGAACGGCGATTAAAGTCGGCATCTGTAATGAAGAAGGACAGCTTCTTCATACCTATGAGGGACCAACTGAGACCGAGAAGGGTTCCGATACGGTTGTTAACAATATCGAGAAATATGTCCGGCTTATTGTGGAACAATCACCGTTTGATTGGGAGCAAGTAGCAGGTGTCGGTGCAGGGGTTGCTGGCTTTACTAACGTACGCGAAGGGATTATTATTTTTGCGCCGAATGTAGGTTTGAAGGATTTACACATTCGTGAAATTCTGGAAGAACGTTTAGGCAAGCCGATCAAAATAGACAATGATGCTAACGTTGCTGCACTTGGAGAAGCTTGGGGCGGTGCAGGTAAAGGCATCGATAACTGTGTTTGCTATACGCTGGGAACAGGCGTTGGTGGCGGGATTATTATTAATGGCAAAATATATCAAGGCTTCTCTGGTTTTGCCGGAGAACTTGGTCATGTCTCCGTAGTTCCAGATCTGGAAGCGATCCAATGCGGCTGTGGCCAAATGGGCTGCTTAGAGACTGTCTCCTCTGCAACTGGAATTATCCGGATGGCTAAAGACGCAGTAGCACGCGGGGATCGTACTTCACTAGCGCTCGTAGAGAATATCATGGCGAAGGACGTATTTGATGCAGCCAAAGAAGGCGATGAAGCAGCGATTCGCATTGTTAACCGTGCAGCCTTCTATATCGGCAAATCGCTTGCAGCAGTAGCGGCTGTCCTTAATCCAGAAGTCTTTATTATCGGCGGTGGGGTTTCCAAAGCAGGTGACATCCTATTTGACGAGATTCGTAGTGTATTTGCGAAGCTTACTCCTGCACCGATTCAAGAAGGTTTGAAGATTGTTCCCGCAACATTAGGTAATGATGCTGGAATGGTCGGAGCTGCCGGACTGTTCATCCGTTCTTAA